One Ascaphus truei isolate aAscTru1 chromosome 9, aAscTru1.hap1, whole genome shotgun sequence genomic region harbors:
- the LOC142503011 gene encoding LOW QUALITY PROTEIN: homeobox protein SIX4-like (The sequence of the model RefSeq protein was modified relative to this genomic sequence to represent the inferred CDS: inserted 1 base in 1 codon): MSSPCTGTAHAREIKQENVLEAAEPHPAAALTALQPAAYPMEPGEVIKGELSGGGSSPPSTTTTATLAFXPEHVACVCEALQQGGDLDRLARFLWSLPHGELLRGTESLLKARALVAFHQGRYHELFGLLESHSFQAASHAALQDLWYRARYREAEKARGRPLGAVDKYRLRRKFPLPRTIWDGEETVYCFKEKSRNALKELYTRNRYPSPAAKRNLAKVTGLSLTQVSNWFKNRRQRDRNPSEAQSKSESDGNHSTEDESSKGQDDLSPHPLSNSSDGVSNLNLSSHADAVYMQQIGNKISLSSSGVLLNGNLVSTNSQPVFLNGGSFIQGPNGVLLNGLNMANSQTVTLNPQKMASTIGNNGASNVEIMVSATDEVKDFKILQAGMTDSPATYSAHLPSTYPGLIPASEVKSENLHPVTSHDGGTVVTFTTPIQINPYGIVQIPNSGTNGQLINGSIGFSTLQLPSVAVSQGNAKTHVSSAPIHSTGDHMNVHWKISSQAMGLNETNVQNRFLHNLKSDNAKGAYKKINQANTDAHNASFLSCIYAPAQHTLGATSFKKSSLPAFKVEKPEDKQTTDNPDTSFPVSSDRFNPVHLGTEEASTNCSSTEDSTLPELDSYSGSSESFPLPQQTLRIKKKTGSRSARLSKSSHCGNLAYWTQMKQNRAQIQQEQIVGQMSRVNERLKDLYELQGTMATDMRGLRSEMANIGLVLGKMLAVLEKSAGTNLDSPAAGNTAPEAIG, encoded by the exons ATGTCTTCCCCTTGCACCGGGACAGCCCATGccagagagatcaagcaggaaaATGTCCTGGAAGCCGCCGAGCCCCACCCGGCGGCGGCGCTAACCGCCCTGCAGCCCGCCGCCTACCCCATGGAACCCGGCGAAGTCATCAAAGGCGAGCTGTCCGGCGGCGGATcgtccccccccagcaccaccaccaccgccACCCTGGCGT TCCCGGAACACGTCGCCTGCGTGTGCGAAGCGCTGCAGCAAGGGGGGGACCTGGACCGGCTGGCCCGGTTCTTGTGGTCGCTGCCCCACGGCGAGTTGCTACGTGGCACCGAGAGCCTGCTGAAAGCCCGGGCGCTGGTGGCCTTCCACCAGGGCCGGTACCACGAGCTGTTCGGGCTGCTGGAGAGCCACAGCTTCCAGGCGGCCAGCCACGCCGCCCTGCAGGACCTGTGGTACCGGGCCCGGTACCGGGAGGCGGAGAAGGCCCGGGGCCGGCCGCTGGGGGCGGTGGATAAGTACCGGCTGCGCAGGAAGTTCCCCCTGCCCCGCACCATCTGGGACGGCGAGGAGACGGTGTACTGCTTCAAGGAGAAGTCGCGCAACGCGCTGAAGGAGTTGTACACCCGCAACCGCTACCCGTCGCCGGCGGCCAAGCGCAACCTGGCCAAGGTCACCGGGCTGTCGCTCACCCAGGTCAGCAACTGGTTCAAGAACCGCCGGCAGCGCGACAGGAACCCGTCGGAGGCGCAGTCGAAAAG tGAATCTGATGGAAATCACAGCACTGAAGATGAATCAAGCAAAGGCCAGGATGATttatccccccatcctctctccaacTCATCGGATGGTGTTTCCAACTTAAATCTTTCTAGCCACGCTGATGCAGTATATATGCAGCAGATCGGAAACAAAATATCTTTAAGTTCTTCCGGAGTGTTGTTGAATGGAAACTTGGTCTCTACAAATTCTCAGCCCGTCTTCCTAAATGGAGGCTCCTTTATCCAGGGACCCAATGGAGTTCTTCTCAATGGCTTAAATATGGCAAATTCGCAGACTGTGACTTTGAATCCGCAAAAAATGGCTTCAACTATTGGAAACAATGGTGCATCAAATGTTGAGATCATGGTATCTGCCACAGATGAAGTGAAAGATTTCAAGATTCTGCAGGCTGGAATGACCGATTCCCCAGCAACATACAGTGCACATTTACCATCTACCTACCCCGGGTTGATACCGGCATCAGAGGTCAAAAGTGAAAACCTTCACCCAGTCACCTCTCATGACGGAGGAACTGTAGTTACTTTCACAACCCCCATACAAATAAACCCATATGGCATCGTTCAGATCCCGAATTCAGGAACAAATGGTCAACTGATTAATGGAAGTATTGGGTTTTCCACACTCCAGCTGCCTTCGGTGGCGGTTTCACAAG GAAATGCAAAGACACATGTGTCCAGTGCTCCAATACACTCCACAGGGGACCACATGAACGTCCATTGGAaaatctcatcccaggctatgggTTTGAATGAAACCAATGTTCAAAATAGATTTCTGCATAACCTCAAATCGGACAATGCTAAAGGTGCCTATAAGAAGATCAATCAAGCAAACACAGATGCACACAATGCTTCTTTCTTATCCTGCATCTACGCACCAGCTCAGCATACGTTGGGTGCAACTAGTTTCAAGAAATCCAGTTTACCTGCTTTCAAGGTAGAAAAACCTGAGGATAAACAAACTACAGATAATCCAGATACCAGCTTCCCAGTGAGCTCTGATAGATTTAACCCAGTCCATCTGGGTACGGAAGAAGCATCAACAAATTGTTCGTCCACAGAAGACTCCACACTTCCAGAGTTGGATTCTTACTCGGGTAGTAGTGAATCTTTCCCTTTGCCACAGCAGACGTTGCGGATAAAGAAGAAAACCGGAAGCCGCTCTGCGCGATTATCGAAGTCTTCCCACTGTGGGAATCTTGCTTACTGGACACAAATGAAGCAGAATCGCGCACAAATTCAGCAAGAGCAGATTGTAGGACAGATGTCTCGTGTCAATGAGCGTCTGAAGGATCTTTATGAACTCCAGGGTACAATGGCTACCGACATGCGGGGGCTGCGCAGTGAGATGGCAAACATCGGTCTCGTACTAGGAAAGATGTTGGCGGTTCTTGAGAAATCTGCTGGCACTAACTTGGATTCTCCAGCCGCAGGAAATACAGCACCTGAGGCAATCGGATAA